From Aliarcobacter butzleri, the proteins below share one genomic window:
- the ccoG gene encoding cytochrome c oxidase accessory protein CcoG, whose translation MEEKNEFLDKTPYRYRRYFGYILATIVALSLPFIKINENQIFLLSFDKKQLHLLGIAFDMQELYLMPFLLMLLFLGIFAVTSLGGRAWCGWACPQTIFRVIYRDLIESKLLGLRRIKNKQKEPDLSKAENKVKKIIGILIWACLALLAASNFMWYFVPPDDFFAYLQDPSEHLFLIGFVLAIAGFLVYDVVMLKEDFCVYICPYSRVQSVLYDNNTYQAIYSTNRGGNIYNDKKEKMVFKLKDLASNENECTTCESCVTVCPTHIDIRKGLQLECINCLECVDACTQVMGKLGKPSLVQWSSTNAIKYNTPTKFVRKSTIMYFVALLIVISLLFVMGGEKEHMLLNVNKTTELYKVKEDNVVTNNFLLLFQNTESQTLTYDLEIVDNPDIKITRFEPFTLSPGKLAKKVVILETNKILVSDNTKDTPITITLKAYAKENPEKVVVYRKATFIYPRLDKLQ comes from the coding sequence ATGGAAGAAAAAAATGAGTTTTTAGATAAGACTCCTTATCGATACAGAAGATATTTTGGATATATCTTAGCTACTATTGTTGCACTTAGCTTACCATTTATAAAAATAAATGAAAATCAAATTTTCTTACTATCTTTTGATAAAAAACAATTACATTTACTTGGAATTGCTTTTGATATGCAAGAACTTTATTTGATGCCATTTTTATTAATGTTGCTATTTTTAGGAATATTTGCTGTTACATCTTTAGGTGGTAGAGCATGGTGTGGTTGGGCATGTCCTCAAACAATATTTAGAGTTATTTATAGAGATTTAATTGAATCTAAACTTTTAGGTTTAAGAAGAATTAAAAATAAACAAAAAGAGCCTGATTTAAGTAAAGCTGAAAATAAAGTAAAAAAAATTATCGGAATATTAATTTGGGCCTGTTTAGCACTTCTTGCTGCTTCAAACTTTATGTGGTATTTTGTTCCACCTGATGATTTCTTCGCTTATTTACAAGATCCTAGCGAACACTTATTTTTAATCGGTTTTGTTTTGGCAATTGCAGGTTTTTTAGTATATGATGTTGTAATGCTAAAAGAAGATTTTTGTGTATATATCTGTCCTTATTCAAGAGTTCAATCTGTTTTATATGATAACAATACTTATCAAGCAATTTATTCTACAAATAGAGGTGGAAATATCTATAATGACAAAAAAGAGAAAATGGTATTTAAACTAAAAGATTTAGCAAGTAACGAAAATGAATGTACAACTTGTGAATCATGTGTAACTGTTTGTCCAACACATATTGATATTAGAAAAGGTTTACAACTTGAATGTATCAACTGTTTAGAGTGTGTTGATGCTTGTACACAAGTTATGGGGAAATTAGGAAAACCTTCTTTAGTTCAATGGTCAAGTACAAATGCTATAAAATACAACACTCCAACAAAATTTGTAAGAAAATCTACAATTATGTATTTTGTTGCTTTATTAATCGTAATTTCTTTACTTTTTGTTATGGGTGGAGAAAAAGAGCATATGCTTTTAAATGTAAATAAAACAACAGAATTATATAAAGTTAAAGAGGATAATGTTGTAACAAATAACTTCTTATTACTTTTCCAAAATACAGAGTCTCAAACATTGACTTATGATTTAGAAATAGTTGATAATCCTGATATTAAAATCACTAGATTTGAACCATTTACTTTAAGCCCAGGGAAATTAGCTAAAAAAGTTGTTATTCTTGAAACGAATAAAATTTTAGTTAGTGATAATACAAAAGATACTCCTATAACTATTACTTTAAAAGCTTATGCAAAAGAGAATCCAGAAAAAGTTGTAGTTTATAGAAAAGCAACATTTATCTATCCGAGATTGGATAAACTTCAATAA
- a CDS encoding CTP synthase, with product MTKYIFVTGGVLSSLGKGITSASIATILKQSGFKVSMLKIDPYLNVDPGTMSPLEHGEVFVTADGAETDLDLGNYERFIDKSLSKKNSFTTGQVYLSVIKREREGGYLGKTIQVIPHVVDEIKNRIFDAAEDNEFLIIEIGGTVGDIESLPFLEAIRSIRHELPKSNTMNLHVSLVPFIKAAGELKTKPTQHSVQELRRIGITPHMLVCRTEKELPKALKDKLALSCDIDRNAVIEAGDAQSIYQVPLQFIKEGILTPLSEHFNIKIKPNMEKWDTLVKNILVPQDEVTIAFVGKYLGLKESYKSLIEALIHAGAHLNTKINIHWCDSERIEDIGVYDVIGNADGILVAGGFGHRGVEGKIAAIKYARENKIPYLGICLGMQLSIIEFARNVLGIEDANSIEFDAQTKNPLIYLIDEFIDQSGNKQLRTHESPMGGTMRLGEYPFEPLKGTKLQKAYGNDEVYYERHRHRYEANPKYKEALENAGMIISGQSNGLIEAVELKEHPWFVGVQFHPEFTSHLETPNPIILEFVRQANSPK from the coding sequence ATGACAAAATACATTTTTGTAACGGGTGGAGTTTTAAGTTCACTGGGGAAAGGGATTACTTCTGCATCTATTGCAACAATATTAAAACAATCAGGCTTCAAAGTAAGCATGTTAAAAATTGACCCATACTTAAATGTAGACCCAGGAACAATGAGTCCTTTAGAGCATGGAGAAGTTTTTGTAACAGCAGATGGAGCTGAAACTGACCTTGACTTAGGAAATTATGAAAGATTTATTGACAAATCATTATCTAAAAAGAATAGTTTTACAACAGGACAAGTTTATCTAAGTGTTATAAAAAGAGAAAGAGAAGGTGGTTATTTAGGAAAAACTATTCAAGTAATCCCTCATGTAGTTGATGAAATAAAAAATAGAATTTTTGATGCTGCTGAAGATAATGAATTTTTAATTATTGAAATTGGTGGAACAGTAGGAGATATAGAAAGTCTTCCATTTTTAGAGGCTATTCGTTCTATTCGTCATGAACTTCCAAAATCAAATACTATGAATTTACATGTGAGTTTAGTTCCATTTATAAAAGCAGCAGGGGAACTAAAAACAAAACCAACTCAACACTCTGTTCAAGAGTTAAGAAGAATTGGAATAACTCCTCATATGCTTGTTTGTAGAACTGAAAAAGAGTTACCAAAAGCATTAAAAGATAAATTAGCATTATCTTGCGATATAGATAGAAATGCTGTTATCGAAGCTGGTGATGCACAATCAATATATCAAGTGCCTCTTCAATTTATAAAAGAAGGTATTTTAACTCCATTATCAGAACACTTTAATATAAAAATTAAACCAAATATGGAAAAATGGGATACTTTAGTAAAAAATATTTTAGTTCCACAAGATGAAGTTACAATTGCTTTTGTTGGTAAATATTTAGGATTAAAAGAGTCATATAAATCTCTTATTGAAGCTTTAATTCATGCAGGAGCACATCTAAATACAAAAATAAACATTCACTGGTGTGATAGTGAAAGAATAGAAGATATTGGTGTTTACGATGTTATTGGAAATGCAGATGGAATTTTAGTTGCTGGTGGATTTGGACACAGAGGTGTTGAAGGTAAAATTGCAGCAATTAAATATGCAAGAGAAAATAAAATCCCTTATCTTGGTATTTGTCTTGGAATGCAACTATCTATCATAGAATTTGCAAGAAATGTTTTAGGAATTGAAGATGCAAATTCTATTGAATTTGATGCACAAACAAAAAATCCTTTAATATACTTAATTGATGAATTTATTGACCAAAGTGGAAATAAACAATTAAGAACTCATGAATCACCAATGGGTGGTACAATGAGACTTGGAGAATATCCATTTGAACCGTTAAAAGGTACAAAATTACAAAAAGCTTATGGAAATGATGAAGTATATTATGAAAGACATAGACATAGATATGAAGCAAATCCAAAATATAAAGAAGCTTTAGAAAATGCAGGAATGATAATCTCTGGACAATCAAATGGTTTAATTGAAGCCGTTGAATTAAAAGAACATCCATGGTTTGTTGGAGTTCAATTCCATCCTGAATTTACTTCTCATTTGGAAACTCCAAACCCAATTATTTTAGAATTTGTAAGACAAGCAAATTCACCTAAATAA